CTGCTCGACATGTACGCCACCGGGCGCTTCTTCGGCGTCGCCGACTGGCGGGTCGGTCAGTTCCGCGTGCCCTACGGCCGCGAGCTGATGGGCGACGACAGCGGAACGGTCGCCTTCAACGATTCCTCGATCCTCTCGCCCTACTTCATGATGGGCCGCGACGTGGGCGCCGCCCTGAGCGGCGACCTGGGCCCGGTCGGCTACATCGCCGGCGTGTTCACGGGCGGCGGTCGCGACACCCCGCAGCGCTACCTCCCGCAGGTCCTGGGCGTGCCCCTCACGACCCTGCGCCTGAGCGTCGGCGACGCGGACCAGGATCGCTTCCTGCTCTCGCAGTCGGTCCCTAGCGTCGATCGCTTCCGCCAGACCCTCTCGCTCAACGGCTTCTGGATGCGCGACTCGCTGGTCGGGCACTCGAACGTCGTCAACGTCAAGAACGCCTTCGAGAAGAACCTGCTCCTGAGCAGCAACTACAACCCCTACGTCGCGAAGAAGGATTCGACCGGCGAGATGGTGCAGGGCGAGTTCTGGCAGGCCGGCGTAGACTACGTGGCCCGCGTCCCCGTCGCGGGTGGCGTGCTCTCGGCCGAGGCCGAGCTGCTGCGCAGCGGCTTCAACAACCAGTTCGGCGGCCTCTACGCCACCGGCGGCCGGGTGCAGGGCGTGATGAACCTGAACCCCGTCGAGCTCGGCCTGCGCTACGCCATGGTGGTGCCTGACGCCAACATGGCGGTCACCGACACCAACGCCACCGTGGCGGGCAAGCTCACCTCCGCGGACGTCGCCGGGATCCCCGCGGGCTCCTCGGTGGCCACCACCAAGCCCAACCCCAACTACAACAAGCAGACCGCCATCTTCCCCGGCGCCGTGCCCATCCAGGAGCTGACCCCCTCGATCTCGTACCACCTCAACAAGAACCTCAAGATCGTCGTGGACATGCCCATCCTGTTCAACGCGCCCATCGTGAGCGAGAACAAACCGGTCGGGATCGGCAACTACAACCTGGTCAACCAGCCCGATCAGGTCACGTACCTGAACACGGCCGGCAACACCATCGAGCGGCAGTTCGTCTACCAGCTGCGTGGCGGCCTGCAGTACATGTTCTAGCGAAGGAGACATCGAGATGCGGAGTGCGCGCGCGCTGATCGGGGGCCTGGGCTTCTGCTTGATCCTGCTCGGCGCGATCGCCCCCGCGCTCGGTGGATCCGAGGATAGTCCCACCGCCCAGGTGGCGGAGGATGGCCGGGGCGTCTACACGGTGAAGGGCTCCTTCACCGTGGCGGCGCCCCCGGCCCTCGCCTGGTCCGTCCTGAGCGATTACGACCAGCTCGGGGAGCGCATCCCCTCCATGCGCTCGTCGGTCGTCAAGCGCTCGGGGCCCACCTCGGCCCTGGTCGCCCAGGAGAGCACGGTCTACGTCCTCGCCTTCCCCAAGCGCCTGCGCGTCATGTTGCAGGTGACCGAGGATCCGGAGCGCCGGATCGACTTCGAGGACGTGGCGCGGGAGGACTTCGAGGTTTACCAGGGGGCATGGCAGCTCGAGAAGACCCCCGGCGGCACCCGCGTGGACTACGTGGCCAGCGCCCGTCCCCGCATCAACGTGCCCTTCTTCGGCAAATCCCTCTTCCTCGACACGGTCAAGGGCCTGCTGGGCGACCTTCGCCGCGAGATGATGCGCCGGGCTATGGCCAGGGGTGCCTGGGATAACGCCGCTTGAGCTCCTTTTTCACCTCGGGGTAGGTGTTCGCCCAGAAGCCGCTCATGTCGAAGGTCTTCTGCACCGTCCGGTAGTTGGGCGCCAGGATGTCGAAGAGCGCCTGCAAGCGTCCCTCGTAGAGCCGCACGGTCCCCTGGAGCCCCACCATGTCCCCGAGCCGGGCCGAGACCTCCGGTGCGGAGTCCTCGAAGTAGGTGATCCGAGCCGATCGCCCCGAGGGTAGCTTGAAGGTGCGCGGGGCCTCCCGGTCGATCCGGCCCATGGCCTCCCAGCCCACGTAATCCCGCAGAACCGCGATGATGGCCTCCTTGCTCACGTCCTGGGGGCTCGACTTGCCATGGATCAGCTCGTGGTAGAGCAGGTACCAGTCCTCTGCATCGAGCGGGGGGATGCCGGCCTCGGGCCACGTCTTCGCGGCCAGCCGGATCCGCAGGATCAGCTGCTCCACGTCCTCGTCCAGGCTGGTGAGCTTGGCTTCGCCATTCATGAGCTTCTCGACGATCAGCGCCTCGCCCTGCGCGCGGTCCCAGGCGTCGGGCGGCAGGGCCTCCTTGCGCAGGGTGAGGCCGCCGAGCATCCAGTGGCGCTCCTGCACCACGCGCGCTCGGGCGGGGTCCCAGGCGCAGACGATGATCGGCTCGCCCTCGCCGTCCACCCACTCGGCCTCGCAGGGCAGATACAGCGGGATGCTGACCCGACGGCTCTGCTGGCCGCCCCCGACCTCGTGCAGCTCGAGCGCGAGCAGCAGCGGGGCCTTGGGATCCCCAGCTGAGACCAGCCCCTTTCTGCCGTCTGCCAGCTGGAAGGCCTTGTCCTGCCGAAAGGCCAGGCGATCGGGAAAGGCGCTAAGCCAGCAGCGGGTCACGGCGCGGCGGCGCTCTTGCTCGGCCTTGGAGTCGAAGGGGTGGCGCTCCGCCGAGGCGGCCTCGTCGGCGTCGTCAGGCTTGGCGAGCTGCCTGAGCTGGCGATAGGTGTCCAGCACCTCGCGGCCCCACTGGCGCCCCTGCGGCTCGCGGACCAGCGAAAGGCCCAGGAGGTAGAGGTCGCCTTCGTCCGAGAGGCTGCGCCGATCCGCCCCTTCGACCAGCGCGATCATGGCCGCGGTGAGCGAGGCGTAGCCGGCTTCCTGGCTTTCGAGGAGGACCCGCGCCAGCGCCGGCGGGATGGGGTAGCGCAGGAGGCGCCGGCCAAGGGGGCTGATGCCGCCTCCGGGCTCGAGGGCCTTGAGGGTCCTGAGCCGCGCCTCGGCACGCGCCCAGCGGTCCGAGGGGGGCGGGGTCAGCCACTCGGGAGAGCCCGGCAGGGCGGCGCAGCTGAGCGCGAGACGGTTGAGGTCCAGGCGCTCGATCTCGGGGGCGAAGGCCTCGGGCATGCTGCTTTCCAGGCTCCTGGCCCAGAGCCTGAG
This DNA window, taken from Pantanalinema sp., encodes the following:
- a CDS encoding SRPBCC family protein, with the protein product MRSARALIGGLGFCLILLGAIAPALGGSEDSPTAQVAEDGRGVYTVKGSFTVAAPPALAWSVLSDYDQLGERIPSMRSSVVKRSGPTSALVAQESTVYVLAFPKRLRVMLQVTEDPERRIDFEDVAREDFEVYQGAWQLEKTPGGTRVDYVASARPRINVPFFGKSLFLDTVKGLLGDLRREMMRRAMARGAWDNAA
- the hrpB gene encoding ATP-dependent helicase HrpB, with the translated sequence MSTTFQLPILAHADAIREAVRDHRRLILSAPPGTGKSTQAPQLLLPETGTAVVLQPRRIAARNLAMRVAAERGEAVGETVGFQVRFEKARKDTTRLLFMTYGVFWQRLLQDPGIAGTSLVILDEFHERTLEADACLAWLKRLQATTRPDLSLVVMSATLEGEALSAFLDRPPFIAIDAKPHPVAISYQPPHPQEPVWSQAVRGFRHLLAGGLDGSVLVFMPGVREIRRTAEALEPVCRSAGYRVLELSGAESPEAQQRALRAPADEPCVIVATNIAETSLTIPGVTAVIDSGQSRQAAYDHERDLDTLHLGWISRHSATQRAGRAGRLGPGRCLRLWARSLESSMPEAFAPEIERLDLNRLALSCAALPGSPEWLTPPPSDRWARAEARLRTLKALEPGGGISPLGRRLLRYPIPPALARVLLESQEAGYASLTAAMIALVEGADRRSLSDEGDLYLLGLSLVREPQGRQWGREVLDTYRQLRQLAKPDDADEAASAERHPFDSKAEQERRRAVTRCWLSAFPDRLAFRQDKAFQLADGRKGLVSAGDPKAPLLLALELHEVGGGQQSRRVSIPLYLPCEAEWVDGEGEPIIVCAWDPARARVVQERHWMLGGLTLRKEALPPDAWDRAQGEALIVEKLMNGEAKLTSLDEDVEQLILRIRLAAKTWPEAGIPPLDAEDWYLLYHELIHGKSSPQDVSKEAIIAVLRDYVGWEAMGRIDREAPRTFKLPSGRSARITYFEDSAPEVSARLGDMVGLQGTVRLYEGRLQALFDILAPNYRTVQKTFDMSGFWANTYPEVKKELKRRYPRHPWP